The proteins below come from a single Kitasatospora sp. NBC_00315 genomic window:
- a CDS encoding exonuclease domain-containing protein codes for MLPGRIPGQAVAAEGFAVVDVEATGRSPWRHRVVEVAVVLLDRQLRTEAEFATLLDPVGPVGPTHVHRIAQTDVAGAPRFREVAPYLLELLSGRVLVGHHVTCDQSFLDREFARIGVPWPAVPLLCTMRLARAHLPGAGGFGLAACADAAGLGWYPAHTALGDARATADLLRHCIRTRSCPPAAWAEPLREAVGVSWPRLPRARSQPDGAPLGLIRREAPAGPRQPGGRPPAVAPTDSGAMGHPA; via the coding sequence ATGCTTCCCGGCCGGATCCCAGGGCAGGCCGTCGCCGCCGAGGGGTTCGCCGTGGTCGACGTGGAGGCCACCGGGCGCAGCCCCTGGCGCCATCGCGTGGTCGAGGTCGCCGTCGTCCTGCTGGACCGGCAGCTGCGGACCGAGGCCGAGTTCGCGACCCTGCTCGACCCGGTCGGCCCGGTCGGCCCGACCCATGTGCACCGGATCGCCCAGACGGACGTGGCCGGCGCCCCGCGCTTTCGCGAGGTGGCCCCGTACCTGCTGGAGCTGTTGTCGGGGCGGGTGCTGGTCGGCCACCACGTGACCTGCGACCAGTCCTTCCTGGATCGCGAGTTCGCCCGGATCGGGGTGCCCTGGCCGGCGGTGCCGCTGCTCTGCACGATGCGCCTGGCCCGCGCCCACCTGCCGGGGGCCGGCGGCTTCGGCCTCGCCGCCTGCGCCGACGCGGCCGGGCTGGGCTGGTACCCGGCGCACACCGCGCTCGGCGACGCCCGCGCCACCGCCGACCTGCTGCGGCACTGCATACGCACCCGCTCCTGCCCGCCGGCCGCCTGGGCCGAGCCGTTGCGCGAGGCCGTCGGGGTGTCGTGGCCCCGGCTGCCCCGGGCCCGCTCGCAGCCGGACGGCGCCCCGCTCGGGCTGATCAGGCGGGAGGCTCCGGCCGGGCCCCGGCAGCCGGGCGGACGGCCCCCGGCCGTCGCGCCGACGGACTCCGGTGCTATGGGACACCCGGCGTGA
- a CDS encoding redox-sensing transcriptional repressor Rex, whose amino-acid sequence MAIGRSPQSSSQTPDQGAARRPSRARGIPEATVARLPLYLRALTALSERSVPTVSSEELAAAAGVNSAKLRKDFSYLGSYGTRGVGYDVEYLVYQISRELGLTQDWPVVIVGIGNLGHALANYGGFASRGFRVAALLDADPAVVGSSAAGLPVRHMDELEEIVETHAVSIGVITTPPGAAQLVCDRLVEAGVTSILNFAPTVLTVPDGVDVRKVDLSIELQILAFHEQRKAGEEPDRGESVLDRAPGPVRAAAAKLRRAAGTAKALTDAKPEADQTKAKAVKAAKPAKGTGPEGDLSAVMPA is encoded by the coding sequence GTGGCAATCGGCCGATCACCACAGAGCAGTTCGCAGACGCCCGACCAGGGCGCCGCGCGCCGACCCTCGCGTGCCCGGGGCATCCCGGAGGCGACCGTCGCCCGACTCCCGCTGTATCTGCGGGCCCTCACCGCGCTCTCGGAGCGCTCCGTCCCCACCGTCTCCTCCGAGGAGCTGGCGGCCGCCGCGGGTGTGAACTCCGCGAAGCTGCGCAAGGACTTCTCCTACCTCGGCTCGTACGGCACCCGCGGGGTCGGTTACGACGTCGAGTACCTCGTCTACCAGATCTCCCGCGAGCTCGGCCTGACCCAGGACTGGCCGGTCGTGATCGTCGGGATCGGCAACCTCGGCCACGCGCTCGCCAACTACGGCGGCTTCGCCTCCCGCGGCTTCCGGGTCGCGGCCCTGCTGGACGCCGATCCGGCCGTGGTCGGCAGCAGCGCGGCCGGTCTGCCGGTGCGGCACATGGACGAGCTGGAGGAGATCGTGGAGACCCACGCGGTCTCCATCGGCGTCATCACCACGCCCCCCGGCGCCGCCCAGCTGGTCTGCGACCGGCTGGTCGAGGCGGGCGTCACCAGCATCCTGAACTTCGCGCCCACCGTGCTGACCGTCCCGGACGGCGTGGACGTGCGCAAGGTCGATCTGTCCATAGAGCTTCAGATCCTGGCCTTCCACGAGCAGCGCAAGGCGGGCGAGGAGCCGGACCGCGGCGAGTCCGTGCTCGACCGGGCCCCCGGTCCGGTCCGGGCCGCCGCCGCCAAGCTGCGCCGTGCGGCAGGCACCGCCAAGGCCCTGACGGACGCCAAGCCGGAGGCCGACCAGACCAAGGCCAAGGCCGTGAAGGCCGCCAAGCCGGCCAAGGGCACGGGCCCCGAGGGCGACCTCTCGGCGGTGATGCCGGCATGA
- a CDS encoding glutamyl-tRNA reductase, which translates to MSLLVVGLSHRTAPVGVLERAALTGDVPTRLLHDAAATATVAEAALVNTCNRIELYADVDKFHAGVAELSLLLAHHTGVDLEELTSHLYVHYEDRAVHHLFSVACGLDSMVVGEGQILGQLRDALARAQEEHTAGRDLNELFQQALRVGKRAHSETGIDKAGQSLVTFGLEQIAAGAGEIAGKRALVVGAGSMSSLAAATLVRAGVSELLIANRTPERAERLVAILGSANARTLDLAKVPEALADVDLVISCTGAAGVVIGADDVATAVAARDAASPLAFLDLAMPRDVDHAVHALPGALLVDLESLSHAHAATPGAGDVDAVGGIVADEVAAFGAAQRAARIAPTVVALRAMASEVVLSELGRLDSRLPDLDERSRAEITQTVRRVVDKLLHAPTVRVKQLAAEPGGASYADALRELFDLDPAAVHAVSGTPGAQKSAAQQPVVTKTGPQKPGPQTPGPARPANGTLAGEVAR; encoded by the coding sequence ATGAGCCTGCTCGTCGTAGGGCTGAGCCACCGCACCGCGCCCGTCGGGGTGCTGGAGCGCGCGGCGCTCACCGGTGACGTCCCCACCCGGCTGCTGCACGACGCCGCCGCGACGGCGACCGTCGCCGAGGCCGCGCTGGTCAACACCTGCAACCGGATCGAGCTCTACGCGGACGTGGACAAGTTCCACGCCGGCGTCGCCGAGCTCTCCCTCCTGCTCGCCCACCACACTGGCGTGGACCTGGAGGAGCTCACCTCCCATCTCTACGTCCACTACGAGGACCGCGCCGTCCACCACCTCTTCTCGGTGGCCTGCGGCCTGGACTCGATGGTGGTCGGCGAGGGCCAGATCCTCGGCCAGCTGCGCGACGCGCTCGCCCGCGCCCAGGAGGAGCACACCGCCGGGCGCGACCTCAACGAGCTCTTCCAGCAGGCCCTGCGGGTGGGCAAGCGGGCGCACAGCGAGACCGGCATCGACAAGGCCGGCCAGTCGCTGGTCACCTTCGGCCTGGAGCAGATCGCCGCCGGTGCCGGGGAGATCGCCGGCAAGCGGGCCCTGGTGGTCGGTGCGGGCTCGATGAGCTCGCTGGCCGCCGCCACGCTGGTGCGCGCGGGTGTGAGCGAACTGTTGATCGCCAATCGCACCCCCGAGCGGGCCGAGCGCCTGGTGGCCATCCTGGGCAGCGCGAACGCCCGGACGCTCGACCTGGCGAAGGTTCCCGAGGCACTGGCCGACGTCGACCTGGTGATCTCCTGCACCGGCGCGGCCGGCGTGGTGATCGGCGCCGACGACGTCGCGACCGCCGTCGCGGCCCGGGACGCCGCCTCGCCGCTCGCCTTCCTCGACCTGGCGATGCCGCGCGACGTCGACCACGCCGTGCACGCGCTGCCCGGCGCGCTGCTGGTCGACCTGGAGAGCCTCTCGCACGCCCACGCCGCCACCCCCGGCGCGGGCGACGTGGACGCCGTCGGCGGCATCGTCGCCGACGAGGTCGCCGCGTTCGGCGCCGCCCAGCGGGCCGCCCGGATCGCGCCCACCGTGGTCGCGCTGCGGGCGATGGCCTCCGAGGTGGTCCTCTCCGAGCTCGGGCGGCTGGACTCCCGGCTGCCCGACCTGGACGAGCGCTCCCGCGCCGAGATCACCCAGACCGTCCGCCGCGTGGTGGACAAGCTGCTGCACGCGCCCACCGTGCGGGTGAAGCAGCTCGCCGCCGAGCCCGGCGGCGCCTCGTACGCGGACGCCCTGCGCGAGCTGTTCGACCTCGACCCGGCGGCCGTCCACGCGGTCTCGGGCACGCCGGGCGCCCAGAAGTCGGCTGCCCAGCAGCCGGTCGTCACCAAGACGGGCCCGCAGAAGCCGGGCCCGCAGACCCCGGGCCCGGCCCGGCCCGCCAACGGCACCCTCGCGGGCGAGGTCGCCAGATGA
- the hemC gene encoding hydroxymethylbilane synthase has translation MNGQPLHDQAPPSAVPLRLGTRRSALAMAQSGMVAREVGRLTGRAVELVEITTYGDTSREALAQIGGTGVFVSALRDALLEGRIDFAVHSLKDLPTAAPEGLLLAAVPEREDVRDALVAREGLGLQELLEKLAGAGRTARIGTGSPRRAAQLNAWAAARGTTVETTPIRGNVDTRIGFVASGELDAVVLAAAGLNRLGRGAEITEHLDPELMLPAPGQGALAIECTSANTALAATLAALDHAPTRVAVVAERALLAALEAGCSAPVGALATWGSRSELLLEGVVGTVDGATLLKMSASGPLVLDESAEQHARALGHALAARLLDAGASTLMGERAR, from the coding sequence ATGAATGGTCAACCGCTCCACGACCAGGCCCCGCCGTCCGCCGTGCCGCTGCGGCTCGGCACCCGCCGCAGCGCACTCGCCATGGCGCAGTCGGGCATGGTCGCCCGCGAGGTGGGCCGGCTCACCGGACGCGCCGTCGAACTGGTGGAGATCACCACCTACGGCGACACCTCCCGCGAGGCCCTGGCGCAGATCGGAGGCACCGGTGTCTTCGTCTCCGCCCTGCGCGACGCGCTGCTGGAGGGCCGGATCGACTTCGCCGTGCACTCCCTGAAGGACCTTCCCACCGCGGCCCCCGAGGGCCTGCTGCTGGCCGCCGTCCCCGAGCGCGAGGACGTCCGCGACGCCCTCGTCGCCCGCGAGGGCCTGGGCCTGCAGGAACTGCTGGAGAAGCTGGCCGGCGCCGGCCGCACCGCGCGGATAGGCACCGGGTCGCCGCGTCGGGCGGCCCAGCTCAACGCCTGGGCCGCCGCCCGGGGCACGACCGTGGAGACCACCCCGATCCGGGGCAACGTCGACACCCGGATCGGTTTCGTCGCCTCCGGTGAGCTCGACGCGGTGGTCCTCGCCGCGGCCGGCCTCAACCGGCTCGGGCGCGGGGCCGAGATCACCGAGCACCTCGATCCCGAGCTGATGCTCCCGGCTCCCGGACAGGGCGCCCTCGCGATCGAGTGCACCAGCGCGAACACCGCCCTGGCCGCGACTCTGGCCGCCCTGGACCACGCCCCCACCCGGGTCGCGGTGGTGGCCGAGCGCGCTCTGCTGGCCGCCCTCGAAGCCGGTTGCTCCGCCCCGGTCGGGGCGCTCGCGACCTGGGGCAGCCGCTCCGAACTGTTGCTGGAGGGCGTGGTCGGCACCGTCGACGGCGCCACCCTGCTGAAGATGTCCGCCAGTGGTCCGCTCGTCCTCGACGAGTCGGCCGAGCAGCACGCGCGGGCCCTCGGCCACGCCCTTGCCGCCCGGCTGCTCGACGCGGGTGCGTCCACTCTCATGGGGGAGCGAGCCCGATGA
- a CDS encoding uroporphyrinogen-III synthase, whose translation MSPTAATDTPLPGGNPFQAGPAPAGRCTFLGAGPGDPGLLTLRAVEVLASADILVADPLTAAAVRSHCPAGVQVHTTAALGSGTATDAPDGGFDLARLVAEAVRAGKHVVRTVDGDPGLDGCAAEEMLSCAKSAIPFEVIPGVAQSVGVPAYAGVPLRGSNGTDVRFVDGAALLAGGPVDLGSPETTLVVRTTLGQLPATANALVANGRKPDSAFCATLSGTTTRQRSFTATLATIAADLKAARVLPSPVSAPVDTATSVIAVVGEQVAHRISHSWFETKPLFGWNVLVPRTKEQATGLSDQLRSYGAVPQEVPTIAVEPPRTPQQMERAIKGLVTGRYEWIAFTSVNAVRAVREKFEEYGLDARAFAGIKVAAVGETTAQSLVDFGVKPDLVPSGEQSAAGLLEDWPPYDPVFDPIDRVLLPRADIATETLVAGLVELGWEVDDVTAYRTVRASPPPAETREAIKGGGFDAVLFTSSSTVRNLVGIAGKPHNVTVIACIGPATAKTAEEHGLRVDVMAPAPSAAALAQALADFGARRRDTATAAGEPVYRPSERRPGSRRKAR comes from the coding sequence ATGAGCCCCACCGCTGCCACCGACACCCCGCTCCCGGGCGGCAACCCGTTCCAGGCCGGGCCCGCCCCCGCCGGGCGCTGCACCTTCCTGGGCGCGGGCCCCGGGGATCCGGGGCTGCTGACCCTGCGTGCGGTCGAGGTGCTGGCCTCGGCCGACATCCTGGTCGCCGATCCGCTGACCGCCGCCGCCGTCCGCAGCCACTGTCCGGCCGGTGTGCAGGTACACACCACCGCGGCCCTCGGCTCCGGCACCGCCACGGACGCCCCCGACGGCGGCTTCGACCTGGCCCGGCTGGTCGCCGAGGCCGTCCGGGCGGGCAAGCACGTGGTCCGCACCGTCGACGGCGACCCGGGCCTGGACGGCTGCGCGGCCGAGGAGATGCTCTCCTGCGCGAAGTCGGCGATCCCCTTCGAGGTGATCCCGGGCGTCGCCCAGTCGGTCGGCGTCCCCGCCTACGCGGGTGTGCCGCTGCGCGGCAGCAACGGGACGGACGTCCGGTTCGTGGACGGCGCGGCGCTGCTGGCCGGCGGGCCGGTCGACCTCGGCTCCCCGGAGACCACGCTGGTCGTGCGCACCACGCTCGGCCAGCTGCCCGCCACCGCCAACGCGCTGGTGGCGAACGGCCGCAAGCCGGACTCGGCGTTCTGCGCCACGCTCTCCGGCACCACCACCCGCCAGCGCTCCTTCACCGCGACGCTGGCGACCATCGCCGCCGATCTCAAGGCGGCCCGGGTGCTGCCCTCGCCGGTCTCCGCCCCGGTGGACACCGCGACCTCGGTCATAGCCGTGGTCGGCGAGCAGGTCGCGCACCGCATCTCGCACTCCTGGTTCGAGACCAAGCCGCTGTTCGGCTGGAACGTCCTGGTGCCGCGCACCAAGGAGCAGGCCACCGGCCTCTCCGACCAGCTGCGCTCGTACGGGGCGGTGCCGCAGGAGGTGCCCACCATCGCGGTGGAGCCGCCCCGCACCCCGCAGCAGATGGAACGGGCGATCAAGGGCCTGGTCACCGGCCGCTACGAGTGGATCGCCTTCACCTCGGTCAACGCGGTGCGCGCGGTGCGTGAGAAGTTCGAGGAGTACGGGCTGGACGCCCGGGCCTTCGCCGGCATCAAGGTCGCGGCGGTCGGCGAGACCACCGCGCAGTCGCTGGTGGACTTCGGCGTGAAGCCCGATCTGGTGCCCTCCGGCGAGCAGTCCGCGGCCGGTCTGCTGGAGGACTGGCCGCCGTACGACCCGGTGTTCGACCCGATCGACCGGGTGCTGCTGCCCCGCGCCGACATCGCCACCGAGACCCTGGTGGCCGGCCTGGTCGAGCTGGGCTGGGAGGTCGACGACGTGACGGCGTACCGGACGGTGCGCGCCTCGCCGCCGCCGGCCGAGACCCGTGAGGCGATCAAGGGCGGCGGTTTCGACGCGGTGCTCTTCACCTCGTCGTCCACCGTGCGCAACCTGGTCGGGATCGCCGGCAAGCCGCACAACGTGACCGTGATCGCCTGCATCGGCCCGGCCACCGCGAAGACCGCCGAGGAGCACGGCCTGCGGGTCGACGTGATGGCCCCGGCGCCGTCCGCCGCCGCGCTGGCCCAGGCCCTGGCAGACTTCGGGGCACGTCGTCGCGACACCGCCACGGCGGCCGGTGAGCCGGTCTACCGGCCGAGCGAGCGCCGCCCCGGCTCGCGCCGCAAGGCCCGCTGA
- the hemB gene encoding porphobilinogen synthase, with protein sequence MSAEFPYVRPRRLRTTPAMRRMVAQTRLHPAELILPLFVREGIGEPVPISAMPGVVQHTRDTLRKAAVQAAEAGLGGLMLFGVPAVQDATGSEGTNPDGILQKAIRDVVSEVGDSIVVMSDLCLDEYTDHGHCGVLAADGSVDNDATLARYAEMAVVQADAGVHLVGPSGMMDGQIGVVRRALDQAGHLDTGILAYTAKYASAFFGPFREAVGSSLQGDRKSYQQDPANAREALRELALDVAEGADLVMVKPAMAYLDILRQVADASPVPVSAYQVSGEYSMVEAAAANGWIDRERTILETLTSIRRAGAEQILTYWAVEAAAMLR encoded by the coding sequence GTGTCCGCTGAATTCCCGTACGTACGCCCGCGCCGGCTGCGCACGACCCCGGCGATGCGCCGGATGGTCGCGCAGACCCGGCTGCACCCGGCCGAGCTGATCCTGCCGCTGTTCGTCCGCGAGGGTATCGGCGAACCTGTGCCGATCTCGGCGATGCCCGGGGTCGTCCAGCACACCCGCGACACGCTGCGCAAGGCCGCCGTGCAGGCCGCCGAGGCGGGCCTCGGGGGTCTGATGCTGTTCGGCGTCCCGGCCGTGCAGGACGCGACCGGCAGCGAGGGCACCAATCCGGACGGCATCCTGCAGAAGGCGATCCGGGACGTGGTCTCCGAGGTCGGCGACTCGATCGTGGTGATGTCCGACCTCTGCCTGGACGAGTACACCGACCACGGCCACTGCGGTGTGCTGGCCGCCGACGGCAGCGTGGACAACGACGCGACGCTGGCCCGGTACGCGGAGATGGCCGTGGTTCAGGCCGACGCGGGCGTCCACCTGGTCGGCCCGTCCGGGATGATGGACGGCCAGATCGGTGTCGTCCGGCGGGCCCTGGACCAGGCCGGGCACCTGGACACCGGCATCCTCGCCTACACCGCGAAGTACGCCTCGGCGTTCTTCGGCCCGTTCCGCGAGGCGGTCGGCTCCTCCCTCCAGGGCGACCGCAAGAGCTACCAGCAGGACCCGGCGAACGCCCGGGAGGCGCTGCGCGAGCTGGCGCTGGACGTCGCCGAGGGCGCCGACCTGGTGATGGTCAAGCCCGCGATGGCGTACCTGGACATCCTGCGGCAGGTCGCCGACGCCTCGCCGGTGCCGGTCTCCGCCTACCAGGTCTCCGGTGAGTACTCGATGGTCGAGGCGGCCGCCGCGAACGGCTGGATCGACCGGGAGCGGACGATCCTGGAGACGCTCACCTCGATCCGCCGGGCCGGCGCCGAGCAGATCCTCACCTACTGGGCGGTCGAGGCCGCCGCGATGCTGCGGTAG
- a CDS encoding rodlet layer protein: MIKKTLTAAGLAVAAIAMSAGSASAIADSDGSAVSVQGDGGTNATGTQGNHSPNFHTLDNPNICLPEVHNIAVAALIGVAVPVEVPILNSTPKQICDVGQPTQSSGDAGVSHLIG; encoded by the coding sequence ATGATCAAGAAGACTCTGACCGCAGCCGGCCTCGCCGTCGCCGCGATCGCCATGTCGGCCGGCTCCGCCTCCGCGATCGCCGACTCGGACGGCTCGGCCGTCTCGGTCCAGGGCGACGGCGGCACCAACGCCACCGGCACCCAGGGCAACCACAGCCCGAACTTCCACACCCTCGACAACCCGAACATCTGCCTGCCGGAGGTTCACAACATCGCCGTCGCCGCGCTCATCGGTGTCGCGGTTCCGGTCGAGGTCCCGATCCTGAACAGCACCCCGAAGCAGATCTGCGACGTGGGCCAGCCGACCCAGTCCTCGGGCGACGCGGGCGTCTCGCACCTGATCGGCTGA
- a CDS encoding rodlet layer protein, with product MLKKSFAAAGLVTAALAMASAPASAIGDADGASASLQGNGGTNNTGTWGDHSPNFHFLDNPNICLPEIHNIAVGALGGIAVPIEVPIANSGGKQYCVQGQGSQSHGDAGVSHLVG from the coding sequence ATGCTCAAGAAGTCTTTCGCCGCCGCCGGCCTGGTCACGGCCGCCCTGGCCATGGCCTCCGCCCCCGCCTCGGCCATCGGTGACGCGGACGGCGCCTCCGCCTCCCTGCAGGGCAACGGCGGGACCAACAACACCGGCACCTGGGGCGACCACAGCCCGAACTTCCACTTCCTGGACAACCCGAACATCTGCCTGCCGGAGATCCACAACATCGCCGTCGGCGCCCTCGGTGGCATCGCCGTCCCGATCGAGGTCCCGATCGCCAACAGCGGTGGCAAGCAGTACTGCGTCCAGGGCCAGGGCAGCCAGTCGCACGGCGACGCCGGCGTCTCCCACCTCGTCGGCTGA
- a CDS encoding chaplin, translated as MQNVKKAAVLTAAAASLVLGGAGAAAASSGAEGVAAGSPGVLSGNLIQIPVHVPVNLCGNSVNVIGALNPAFGNTCANVDMPHEQPVVTPQPQPVDSDDC; from the coding sequence ATGCAGAACGTGAAGAAGGCCGCCGTCCTCACCGCCGCCGCCGCGAGCCTGGTGCTGGGCGGCGCCGGTGCCGCTGCCGCCAGCTCCGGTGCCGAGGGCGTCGCCGCCGGCTCCCCCGGCGTGCTCTCCGGCAACCTGATCCAGATCCCGGTGCACGTCCCCGTGAACCTGTGCGGCAACTCCGTCAACGTGATCGGCGCCCTGAACCCGGCGTTCGGCAACACCTGCGCCAACGTGGACATGCCCCACGAGCAGCCCGTGGTGACCCCCCAGCCGCAGCCCGTGGACTCGGACGACTGCTGA
- a CDS encoding chaplin translates to MRNLKKAAVLSIAAAGLVVGAAGGAAASSGAEGVAAGSPGVLSGNLIQIPVHVPVNVCGNTVNVIGLLNPAFGNNCANVG, encoded by the coding sequence ATGCGTAACCTCAAGAAGGCCGCCGTTCTGTCCATCGCCGCTGCCGGCCTCGTGGTCGGTGCGGCCGGTGGCGCTGCCGCCAGCTCCGGTGCCGAGGGCGTCGCCGCCGGCTCCCCCGGCGTGCTCTCCGGCAACCTGATCCAGATCCCGGTGCACGTCCCGGTCAACGTCTGCGGCAACACCGTCAACGTGATCGGCCTGCTGAACCCGGCGTTCGGCAACAACTGCGCCAACGTCGGCTGA
- a CDS encoding chaplin, with amino-acid sequence MRKLAQGVLGTAAVAALLLGGAASASAHHIRGAAAEGAAVASPGVLSGNLIQVPVHVPVNLCGNSIGLVTVLNPAFGNTCVNA; translated from the coding sequence ATGCGCAAGCTCGCCCAGGGTGTGCTCGGTACCGCGGCCGTCGCAGCCCTGCTGCTCGGCGGCGCCGCCAGCGCCTCCGCCCACCACATCCGCGGCGCGGCGGCCGAGGGCGCCGCGGTCGCCTCCCCCGGGGTGCTCTCCGGCAACCTGATCCAGGTGCCGGTGCACGTCCCGGTCAACCTCTGCGGCAACTCGATCGGCCTGGTCACCGTGCTGAACCCGGCGTTCGGGAACACCTGCGTCAACGCCTGA
- a CDS encoding chaplin, translating into MSIKKTAAIGAAVVGIVAAGAGSAMASSGAEGVAAGSPGVISGNSVQVPVHVPVNLCGNSIDVIGLLNPAFGNNCVNAG; encoded by the coding sequence ATGAGCATCAAGAAGACTGCCGCCATTGGTGCCGCCGTGGTGGGTATCGTCGCGGCCGGTGCCGGTTCCGCGATGGCCAGCTCCGGCGCCGAGGGCGTCGCGGCGGGTTCCCCCGGCGTCATCTCGGGCAACAGCGTCCAGGTCCCGGTGCACGTTCCGGTCAACCTCTGCGGCAACTCGATCGACGTGATCGGCCTGCTGAACCCGGCGTTCGGCAACAACTGCGTCAACGCGGGCTGA
- a CDS encoding RICIN domain-containing protein: MIRSLSPSARRCRPAARRSPAGALLATAALLATLALAGAPTAAAVTPAAVTPAAAKPAAVVALGDSAISGEGAGTDTGDAYFPDSDSPTDYCHRHPKSEIFVTGIPDVTPVDLACSGAQTGDLVSDPVLARTTGPGSGDFGEPKQDVQLARTAAAYDVRMVVVTIGANDDFDFSGIMMHCLGQYFPVPQSQGCRDTIGSADIAARAERVRPKVVAALQDIRQTMRTAGYADSSYQLVFQSYFNPITPDIRTDTYVGKVADGCPAFPEDLAWGHNWVVPVLSDTLRAAAEEVPGVRYLDQRRVSFGHEVCAEWTSSPYEYTNGDVINLSEWVRNGCDQQIGIPGLCMNMVRQSYHLRVAGYRAEGGCLAQFYARPTQQQAYCTLNQQNTTSIEPLTPGRPFDDKPEDGSWYQLTNVADGKVLDLAGGGTYGDSTNGRPAIAYTATGGLNQSFVLEAKAGNSYELDFSGNRDMCLDATGASTAPGTRLEQWRCNGGGNQHWVFVPAGNGRYELADSQDTGKVATVGGVPDAQGNPPVALAADTGAPEQLWQLTELGIVYLHG; encoded by the coding sequence GTGATCAGGTCCCTCTCCCCGAGCGCGCGGCGATGTCGCCCGGCCGCGCGCCGGTCGCCCGCCGGCGCCCTGCTCGCCACCGCCGCCCTGCTCGCCACCCTCGCACTGGCCGGCGCCCCGACCGCCGCCGCCGTCACCCCCGCCGCCGTCACCCCCGCCGCCGCGAAGCCCGCGGCCGTCGTCGCCCTGGGCGACAGCGCCATCTCCGGGGAGGGTGCGGGCACCGACACCGGCGACGCGTACTTCCCCGACAGCGACAGCCCGACCGACTACTGCCATCGGCACCCGAAGTCGGAGATCTTCGTCACCGGCATCCCCGACGTCACGCCCGTCGACCTGGCCTGCTCCGGCGCGCAGACCGGTGACCTGGTCAGCGACCCCGTGCTCGCGAGGACGACCGGCCCGGGCAGCGGCGACTTCGGCGAGCCCAAGCAGGACGTCCAGCTCGCCCGGACGGCGGCCGCGTACGACGTCAGGATGGTCGTCGTCACGATCGGGGCCAACGACGACTTCGACTTCAGCGGCATCATGATGCACTGCCTCGGCCAGTACTTCCCGGTGCCGCAGAGCCAGGGCTGCCGGGACACCATCGGCAGCGCCGACATCGCCGCGCGGGCCGAGCGGGTCCGGCCCAAGGTGGTCGCCGCGCTGCAGGACATCCGGCAGACCATGCGCACGGCCGGCTACGCCGACTCCTCGTACCAGCTGGTCTTCCAGTCCTACTTCAACCCGATCACACCCGACATCCGGACCGACACCTACGTCGGCAAGGTGGCGGACGGCTGCCCCGCCTTCCCCGAGGACCTCGCCTGGGGGCACAACTGGGTGGTGCCGGTGCTCAGCGACACCCTGCGGGCCGCCGCCGAGGAGGTCCCCGGCGTCCGGTACCTCGACCAGCGCCGGGTCTCCTTCGGGCACGAGGTCTGCGCCGAGTGGACCAGCTCCCCGTACGAGTACACCAACGGGGACGTCATCAACCTCTCCGAATGGGTCCGCAACGGCTGTGACCAGCAGATCGGCATTCCCGGCCTGTGCATGAACATGGTCCGCCAGTCGTACCACCTGCGGGTCGCGGGCTACCGCGCCGAGGGCGGCTGCCTCGCCCAGTTCTACGCCCGGCCGACCCAGCAGCAGGCGTACTGCACGCTCAACCAGCAGAACACCACCTCCATCGAACCGCTCACCCCCGGACGGCCGTTCGACGACAAGCCCGAGGACGGCTCCTGGTACCAGCTCACCAACGTCGCCGACGGCAAGGTGCTCGACCTCGCGGGCGGCGGTACGTACGGCGACAGCACCAACGGGCGTCCCGCCATCGCCTACACCGCCACCGGGGGCCTGAACCAGTCCTTCGTCCTGGAGGCGAAGGCGGGCAACAGCTACGAGCTGGACTTCAGCGGGAACCGGGACATGTGCCTGGACGCCACCGGCGCCTCCACCGCCCCCGGCACCAGGCTGGAGCAGTGGCGCTGCAACGGCGGCGGCAACCAGCACTGGGTCTTCGTCCCGGCCGGGAACGGCCGGTACGAACTGGCCGACTCGCAGGACACCGGCAAGGTCGCGACCGTCGGCGGGGTCCCGGACGCCCAGGGCAATCCGCCGGTCGCCCTGGCGGCCGACACCGGCGCGCCCGAGCAGCTCTGGCAGCTCACCGAGCTGGGCATCGTCTACCTGCACGGCTGA